tgcctagagaatcccagggacgggggaggctggtgggctgccgtctatggggtcgcagggagttgggcgcgactgaagtgacttagcttaacTTATTGCAGGATTGAAACCTACCTAGTAAGTTAACTGGGTGTGTGCATCCCTCTTGTTTCAGTGTCCCCGTTTAAAATGGTGAATTACTCCTATGATGAAGACCTGGAAGAGCTCTGTCCCGTGTGCGGAGATAAAGTGTCTGGGTACCACTATGGGCTCCTCACCTGTGAAAGCTGCAAGGTTTGCTCCCACGTTGCTACCTGAGAAATATAATGTTCAAACCCAAaataaaccactggactgcttcTTCAAGCTAAATGTAGGCTGTCTTTTTTGGACTCAAAAATGAGAGAGGGAAGGAGTGAGTCTTAGCAAGATGATTCTTAGAAATATGTGTCTGATTTAATccacaaagcaaagaaatttaTGCTGTTTAGAAAACTTTGCCAGTATCAtgactttaaaatagtttattgtAGGAAAGTGATGTAGCTGTAGAAAGGCTTCTATTTCTAACAGTCCAGAATATTGATTTTGCTTgacttatatatatttaaagcagcGTTGTTCTTGAGAGCCAACATGACAAAGTATTTCCCAAATACATTTTAACTTCAGTGCTACACAGCCAAACATTTTTTATCCACAGATATAAAAGTCTAAATTCCCAACTGCATGATTTCATCCTGATTtattccaaaaataatttttaaggctTTCGGAATTTATATCAGAAAGAATAAGAAACCAGATCTTAAGTTTATAATACGAGTAGTTTTAAGTATATGGTGACTTATTTAAATGTGAGAGTTTTTAATATGTGAGATATACTGTATTATTACTAGCAACATCAACTATACAGTAAGGACTTATCTCAGACTTTTTTCATATACTGTCAGTAAATTTAATACTCcttatttttcaacatttttaaaagtagaaaactcAGTACGATTACTAAACCACTGCCAAGAAAATCTCCTCTTTTTTTATAACAAAGTAAGATGGTTTCACTTTGTGGTCAGTAGGGCAAACAAAGAATATACCATCCAAGCAGTAACTGTGTTATAAAGCTACGGATTTTATTTCTGATTAATTCTTTTGGGTGAAATGTAAGGAAGGCATACACTCTGCTAAAACCCAGTTCTCTGCTCTACATGCttctttcacctttttctttGCAGTTCCCCAACTTGAATGTATTCCAATGGAATTATGaacattttccacatttttccattttattctttaaatgctTTGCTTTTAACTCTTTAGTGCTGACATTTATAAAACATCTGAAGtgttttgttatttcattttttctattgatattttattGTAGTTTGCCACCAAAATTATATCagactacttaaaaataattcagcTCTCTAAAAGTGCCTTGTCTGGAACATGAaggttaataagaaaaaaaaaattactggtcAGTATAGCATGTATTTTCCTCTGAATGTTGAGATAAGACGGTGTGTAGACAAAGCTCTCCAAGATTTGATGTGATTCTTGTGAAATATAACTCTGATGTCAGAAAAATCTCTACCCTGGTTTTGAAGGGTTGATCTTGTTAAAACGTGGAACAAGCCACAGAACCACATAAGGACTCAAACGGTGCAATGAAAAGATTTACTAGTGATTTCCTTAAAATGAAACAATAGAAGAGACGGGTATTAGCTTTATAAGATATCTTACTGTTTTCTCTTATAGGGCTTTTTTAAGCGAACAGTCCAAAATAATAAAAGGTACACGTGTATAGAAAACCAGAACTGCCAAATTGACAAAACACAGAGAAAGCGTTGTCCTTACTGTCGATTTCAAAAATGTCTCAGTGTTGGAATGAAGCTAGAAGGTAAGTTTTTTCTGAAGACTGCTGCCTGTTTGAATTCTCGAAGGACATGGGATTTAAAACAACATTGTACTTATAACATGGTAACAGTATTTTCCTAGTCTTTTAACACTATTGACAATAATGTCCTTTTATGTTTTGTCAGCAGTATAGTCTGAGTCTCATTTAAAGGCTGGTGAAATCtactaggaaaaaaatttttaacggCGATTCGCCTCCCCACCTCATTTTTTAGTTTGAGAAGCAGATGCATTTCATAGGGTAGATGAAAGCAAGACCAATGTGATTCAGCTGAGAACAAGTAACAATAAtctgccaaaatattttttaaagtcctttaaaGGTTTCAAATCAGGATGCCCTAGTAAAAAAGTttgattttaatctttttaaacagGTTAACTTGTCTTAATTGTTACTGTTAGTTTCATGATTCCTGAATAAGAGTTAAAACCTTTACTTGTAAAGAGATTTTTCTCATGGAGAGTGTCATTTTTGATTGTGTAGGAAAGcacatttttttaagaagatgACTGAGcgtgcaaaatttaaaaaaaaaaatttgagaatcAGGAAACATGAAAACTAATGAAGTGTCATGTCGGTAGCAGTGGTTTGCCGAGAACGAGAGTGTTCCCCCAAAGCCACATTAAGCTTTATGTTGGAAAAGCAGGATCTGTGCTTATGCTGTGCGGACTGGAGGAAGTGAAGTTAATATGTGACGGCTGTAAATAACCTGTAGTTCATGGATGTCACGGTGTCTGGCTGGTTTTCGGTCTCGGACCTATTGGCTTTCCACAGATCACATATACTGTAAATAAAGTAATACGAAGGGATACAGAGCCCGGAGATGTGCCGCACGCTGGGCCCATTCCATTTGATCAGTGAGACACAGACTAGCTGTCTGTGGGGCTTTTCTGTTGCATGGCACTCGGACTTGATGGAAATACTCAACAAATTTCAAATACTCTGCAGAAATTGCTGATAGATTCCTTCCCAATAGAAGTAGCCTCATGGGTTATCCGGGGACTGTGTGTGATGAGATTGAGAAAAGATGTAACTGCTTTTTTCAATACCAGTCACTTTATTATTTTCCAAACAGCAAAACATTGTGGTAGATGCTTACAACAGTATGAGGCTCAgaagataaaatgttaaaaattaaacatgtgaTCGCATATGATGTCGTTgattaaaaaaagggaaaggctgcctTTCTTTACCTTAAAAAGTGTGCTTTCTTAATAGGAAGTCACTTGCGGTGCATGCTCATACTTCGTTCACAGTGAGATGAAACAatcaaatattcaataaatgatcGTCCGGATGAAAAACTCTTTATTATCTTGTGTGGTATTCTGGGTGCCTAGCATTCACAATAAATTTTTAATGCTGTACTAATCCTGAGATAAAAAGCTCCAGAACTTAACCTCCAGCAATTTCTCCATGTCACAAGCTGTCAGAGGTCGCTGTGTCTGGTCTAATTGCCATTGGTCACTATGAGCCAGCAGAGACCCACTACGGACACTGCTAGACGGGGCCCCGGACACCACCCAGTATCGTGATGGTGGGCCGTTTTGACAGCTTCGGAAATGCATCTGCTTTAGTTAGGTCCAGTTCTGCTTAATTGAAAACAATAACCGGTGGCTACCTGGTGCGTACCCATCAAGTCTGGGTGAGGATGGTTTCCCAAGAAGAGCGTGTACCTAGCAATTTTTCAGCAAATTAGCCAAAAAGACTTTGAGAGAGGAAGCTGTCCTCAGGAGAAATAGTCACAATTTGATCCAGTAATGGCCCCTttgatttggggtgggggggtgcaccCTCTGAGCAGTTTGCGTTTCCATAAAGAGAAGCCCAGCCTCACTGGCAGGACAGAATCTGATCCTCGTCCTTAGCAGCACAGAGCATCCCCCATGGGTAGCAAAGACTAAGAGTCTCTCAGCCCACCAAAGGGTTAATGTGTCCCCACATAGCCGAAATATTTTTTTGATGACAAACACACTTGGAGGAAAGAATTCATAAATAAAGAGGACATGGCTTTTTTGGGACTCTTTGAGAGCTATTGTGGTGAAAATAAGCACACACAGACCACTTCTGGTCCATTTTGAGCCTAACTATCCAGAGATCTGGACAGTGCTCAGGATTTACATCTTATTTATACCCttacttcctgttttttttttgttgttgttgttttttcgtGCCCACACCAACAGCGGTAAGGGCAGACCGAATGCGCGGAGGAAGGAATAAGTTCGGGCCCATGTACAAGAGGGACAGGGCCCTGAAACAGCAGAAAAAAGCCCTCATCCGGGCCAACGGACTGAAGCTGGAAGCCATGTCTCAGGTGATCCAAGCCATGCCCCCCGAGCTGAGCATCTCCTCTGCGATTCAGAACATCCACTCTGCCTCCAAAGGCCTACCTCTGAACCACGCTGCCTTGCCTCCCACCGACTACGACCGAAGCCCCTTCGTGACCTCCCCCATCAGCATGACCATGCCCCCTCACGGCAGCCTGCCCGGCTACCAGACCTATAGCCACTTTCCCGGCCGCGCCATCAAGTCCGAGTACCCCGACCCCTACACCAGCTCCCCGGAGTCCATCATGGGCTACTCCTACGTGGATAGTTACCAGACCAGCTCCCCGGCCAGCATTCCCCACCTCATCCTGGAACTGCTCAAGTGTGAGCCCGACGAGCCCCAGGTGCAGGCCAAGATCATGGCCTACTTGCAGCAGGAGCAGGCCAACCGCAGCAAGCACGAGCGGCTCAGCACGTTCGGGCTCATGTGCAAGATGGCAGACCAGACGCTCTTCTCCATCGTGGAGTGGGCACGCAGCAGCGTCTTCTTCAGGGAGCTCAAGGTACGTGCTGGCCGCCGGGCGGCCCCGCTTCCCTCCGCGCCGCCGGCCCTGTGCCCGCTGCGCAGGGCCTGGGTGCCGCGCGCGCGTTGTCCCTCCTTGTAAAGCGGTGTTTTAGACCTTGACTTCTGGACTGCCGAGGCTCCCCTCTATGGGCCTGTATTTCCTGCAGCTCTTCGTTTAGGGGCGTGGCATTTAATGTCACACACGGTCAActtagttgggttttttttttcctgaacaggAAAAATGCTGTTCCCTTCCCCTTATTATTACCTTATTCTCTCTACCGTGGTTTATGGCTGAAACATTGACGCCGACGTGAAACAGTGAGACAGAACACAGTAGACTTTTGAAGAATTACCAAGTAAGCAGCTCCATTATAATGGTGCcaatttagagggaaaaaaatgccaACGTTTGGTTGTGTTTAGACACTAAAGAATCCAAATGGTACCGCTGGTTAAGAGTATCAAGTAGGTATTTACTGCCTGTTTACCTTGACATTAGGTTGGTAAACCTGTTGTTTTCGGAGCAGATTCCAATAGGATGTTTACTGCCTTTGGCTGGGGAATGGGCCCCGTGTGAGTGCTAGCCTGCTGGGCTGGGCCTTGGTTCTCATAATCTGTGTCTGTCGTTGATTTTAATGGATTGGTACATTGTAAACACAGTCCTTGTTTGTACAAGGATCTCTGTTTAactacataattattttatttcctgaaaCTGAAGACTGAATTAATATGGGAAAGTTGTAGCGAAGTTTGGGATCGTGGAGTTACTGCAGGACTACCAGTAGAAGCATTTGGTGGTCAGTGGTTTCATTCTCTGTGTTACAGACAGAACTGAATTCTGGGCTTGGTTTCTAGTCTATCTGTTACAAAATCAATTTCTTCCTGTTGCCGTGGTGGCTTCAGCCTTTGGGAGGAGATTTTAAAATCTCTGCAAGGAGGACAGTACAAAGCAGACTTTTCATTTAAAGGTTCTGTCTAAAGCTGTGTTCGTGTGGATGGGCTGGAGTGTGGAAACCATGTGCAAATGGAAAGCTCGGCTTTCCATGGCCGCCTTCTCTCGGCACCGTGATCTGAAACAGAAGAGTTGTCTGAGTGGGCCCAGGGGAGTCACTGGGCCGCCATCGGGTCCAGCCCTGCTCCTGGAGCGCCTGTCCTGTGTGTGCAGAGGGCCAGTGGTGGGGTTCACACCAGGAGTGAGCAAGGTGCCCTGTTGGCTGCCAGACCAGACCCTCTGTCGTGGAACCACCCTGGGGTCATCAGGTGCTTACCATCAACAACAAGCAGCGCTTTCCTGATGGTGATCTGGGGTTCGCAGCTTTGTCCCTTAAGAGAACAGGTAaggcatgtttgggaatgcatgtaagaattaaagattttaaaattaaaaaaaaaaaaaagaacaggtaaGGGATTGGAAAATGAAAACGAAAATGATTGTTCCCGACGCAGCTGACAGGTTAGGAAGCGCAGGAGGACGGAAGCCTCGCCTTCGCAGGGGACCCAGTTGGCGTTAGATCCTTGCTGCTCAGTAACTGTCTGTGTTGGGCAGGTTGtcagtctctgagcctcagttttctagtCTGTGAAATTACAGGTGTCGTGGTGTGGGGAGGTGGAGGTATGTAGGGAATAACAACACGTCTATTGAGAAATTTCAGGGACTAAACGAGACTGTGTGGGCAAAGCATCTAGTCCTGGGAACCCAGCATACGTTATATACTTAGTAAAGCAgtgctattttaaaattgttcttaCTGTTTTATGACAAAATGTGGAGGCTTTACTTAATACTCTTacgttcaggaaaaaaaaatgcacttgtACTCTTTTTAGTTTGACATTGGAAAGCAGAATTACCGTGTGCATGATAGAGAAGTAAAATTCCATAATAGTAATCACTCACTTCCAGTTGAGGACCTCAGACTTGC
The sequence above is a segment of the Ovis aries strain OAR_USU_Benz2616 breed Rambouillet chromosome 12, ARS-UI_Ramb_v3.0, whole genome shotgun sequence genome. Coding sequences within it:
- the NR5A2 gene encoding nuclear receptor subfamily 5 group A member 2, producing MSSNSDTGDLQESLKHGLTPIVSPFKMVNYSYDEDLEELCPVCGDKVSGYHYGLLTCESCKGFFKRTVQNNKRYTCIENQNCQIDKTQRKRCPYCRFQKCLSVGMKLEAVRADRMRGGRNKFGPMYKRDRALKQQKKALIRANGLKLEAMSQVIQAMPPELSISSAIQNIHSASKGLPLNHAALPPTDYDRSPFVTSPISMTMPPHGSLPGYQTYSHFPGRAIKSEYPDPYTSSPESIMGYSYVDSYQTSSPASIPHLILELLKCEPDEPQVQAKIMAYLQQEQANRSKHERLSTFGLMCKMADQTLFSIVEWARSSVFFRELKVDDQMKLLQNCWSELLILDHIYRQVVHGKEGSIFLVTGQQVDYSVIASQAGATLSSLMSHAQELVAKLRSLQFDQREFVCLKFLVLFSLDVKNLENSQLVEGVQEQVNAALLDYTVCNYPQQAEKFGQLLLRLPEIRAISMQAEEYLYYKHLNGDVPYNNLLIEMLHAKRA
- the NR5A2 gene encoding nuclear receptor subfamily 5 group A member 2 isoform X1; its protein translation is MLPKVETEALGLARSHGDQGQMPENMQVSPFKMVNYSYDEDLEELCPVCGDKVSGYHYGLLTCESCKGFFKRTVQNNKRYTCIENQNCQIDKTQRKRCPYCRFQKCLSVGMKLEAVRADRMRGGRNKFGPMYKRDRALKQQKKALIRANGLKLEAMSQVIQAMPPELSISSAIQNIHSASKGLPLNHAALPPTDYDRSPFVTSPISMTMPPHGSLPGYQTYSHFPGRAIKSEYPDPYTSSPESIMGYSYVDSYQTSSPASIPHLILELLKCEPDEPQVQAKIMAYLQQEQANRSKHERLSTFGLMCKMADQTLFSIVEWARSSVFFRELKVDDQMKLLQNCWSELLILDHIYRQVVHGKEGSIFLVTGQQVDYSVIASQAGATLSSLMSHAQELVAKLRSLQFDQREFVCLKFLVLFSLDVKNLENSQLVEGVQEQVNAALLDYTVCNYPQQAEKFGQLLLRLPEIRAISMQAEEYLYYKHLNGDVPYNNLLIEMLHAKRA
- the NR5A2 gene encoding nuclear receptor subfamily 5 group A member 2 isoform X3 — protein: MSPFKMVNYSYDEDLEELCPVCGDKVSGYHYGLLTCESCKGFFKRTVQNNKRYTCIENQNCQIDKTQRKRCPYCRFQKCLSVGMKLEAVRADRMRGGRNKFGPMYKRDRALKQQKKALIRANGLKLEAMSQVIQAMPPELSISSAIQNIHSASKGLPLNHAALPPTDYDRSPFVTSPISMTMPPHGSLPGYQTYSHFPGRAIKSEYPDPYTSSPESIMGYSYVDSYQTSSPASIPHLILELLKCEPDEPQVQAKIMAYLQQEQANRSKHERLSTFGLMCKMADQTLFSIVEWARSSVFFRELKVDDQMKLLQNCWSELLILDHIYRQVVHGKEGSIFLVTGQQVDYSVIASQAGATLSSLMSHAQELVAKLRSLQFDQREFVCLKFLVLFSLDVKNLENSQLVEGVQEQVNAALLDYTVCNYPQQAEKFGQLLLRLPEIRAISMQAEEYLYYKHLNGDVPYNNLLIEMLHAKRA
- the NR5A2 gene encoding nuclear receptor subfamily 5 group A member 2 isoform X2, giving the protein MTLCASFSSLGKVSPFKMVNYSYDEDLEELCPVCGDKVSGYHYGLLTCESCKGFFKRTVQNNKRYTCIENQNCQIDKTQRKRCPYCRFQKCLSVGMKLEAVRADRMRGGRNKFGPMYKRDRALKQQKKALIRANGLKLEAMSQVIQAMPPELSISSAIQNIHSASKGLPLNHAALPPTDYDRSPFVTSPISMTMPPHGSLPGYQTYSHFPGRAIKSEYPDPYTSSPESIMGYSYVDSYQTSSPASIPHLILELLKCEPDEPQVQAKIMAYLQQEQANRSKHERLSTFGLMCKMADQTLFSIVEWARSSVFFRELKVDDQMKLLQNCWSELLILDHIYRQVVHGKEGSIFLVTGQQVDYSVIASQAGATLSSLMSHAQELVAKLRSLQFDQREFVCLKFLVLFSLDVKNLENSQLVEGVQEQVNAALLDYTVCNYPQQAEKFGQLLLRLPEIRAISMQAEEYLYYKHLNGDVPYNNLLIEMLHAKRA
- the NR5A2 gene encoding nuclear receptor subfamily 5 group A member 2 isoform X6 yields the protein MSSNSDTGDLQESLKHGLTPIGAGLPDGHGPPAPARGRLVMLPKVETEALGLARSHGDQGQMPENMQVSPFKMVNYSYDEDLEELCPVCGDKVSGYHYGLLTCESCKGFFKRTVQNNKRYTCIENQNCQIDKTQRKRCPYCRFQKCLSVGMKLEAVRADRMRGGRNKFGPMYKRDRALKQQKKALIRANGLKLEAMSQVIQAMPPELSISSAIQNIHSASKGLPLNHAALPPTDYDRSPFVTSPISMTMPPHGSLPGYQTYSHFPGRAIKSEYPDPYTSSPESIMGYSYVDSYQTSSPASIPHLILELLKCEPDEPQVQAKIMAYLQQEQANRSKHERLSTFGLMCKMADQTLFSIVEWARSSVFFRELKVDDQMKLLQNCWSELLILDHIYRQVVHGKEGSIFLVTGQQVDYSVIASQAGATLSSLMSHAQELVAKLRSLQFDQREFVCLKFLVLFSLDVKNLENSQLVEGVQEQVNAALLDYTVCNYPQQAEKFGQLLLRLPEIRAISMQAEEYLYYKHLNGDVPYNNLLIEMLHAKRA
- the NR5A2 gene encoding nuclear receptor subfamily 5 group A member 2 isoform X5, which encodes MVNYSYDEDLEELCPVCGDKVSGYHYGLLTCESCKGFFKRTVQNNKRYTCIENQNCQIDKTQRKRCPYCRFQKCLSVGMKLEAVRADRMRGGRNKFGPMYKRDRALKQQKKALIRANGLKLEAMSQVIQAMPPELSISSAIQNIHSASKGLPLNHAALPPTDYDRSPFVTSPISMTMPPHGSLPGYQTYSHFPGRAIKSEYPDPYTSSPESIMGYSYVDSYQTSSPASIPHLILELLKCEPDEPQVQAKIMAYLQQEQANRSKHERLSTFGLMCKMADQTLFSIVEWARSSVFFRELKVDDQMKLLQNCWSELLILDHIYRQVVHGKEGSIFLVTGQQVDYSVIASQAGATLSSLMSHAQELVAKLRSLQFDQREFVCLKFLVLFSLDVKNLENSQLVEGVQEQVNAALLDYTVCNYPQQAEKFGQLLLRLPEIRAISMQAEEYLYYKHLNGDVPYNNLLIEMLHAKRA
- the NR5A2 gene encoding nuclear receptor subfamily 5 group A member 2 isoform X4 — encoded protein: MMKTWKSSVPCAEIKCLGTTMGSSPVKAARFAPTLLPEKYNVQTQNKPLDCFFKLNGFFKRTVQNNKRYTCIENQNCQIDKTQRKRCPYCRFQKCLSVGMKLEAVRADRMRGGRNKFGPMYKRDRALKQQKKALIRANGLKLEAMSQVIQAMPPELSISSAIQNIHSASKGLPLNHAALPPTDYDRSPFVTSPISMTMPPHGSLPGYQTYSHFPGRAIKSEYPDPYTSSPESIMGYSYVDSYQTSSPASIPHLILELLKCEPDEPQVQAKIMAYLQQEQANRSKHERLSTFGLMCKMADQTLFSIVEWARSSVFFRELKVDDQMKLLQNCWSELLILDHIYRQVVHGKEGSIFLVTGQQVDYSVIASQAGATLSSLMSHAQELVAKLRSLQFDQREFVCLKFLVLFSLDVKNLENSQLVEGVQEQVNAALLDYTVCNYPQQAEKFGQLLLRLPEIRAISMQAEEYLYYKHLNGDVPYNNLLIEMLHAKRA